The window ACTAATCCCCGCTAATTAAAGACGAAGAGAGTGGATAAGGTGGTCTGCCCACATAACAATTAATCTGGGGCATTAGTTTGTGTGGCGGATGTGATTTAATTGGATTGATCAGATGTCTCTAGTAATCATGTGTATATTTTTTGGTGTGGTTATAATTTTTTTTTATGTTTGCTCATTTAATAATAGTATGGATATTCACTCGCAAAAAAAAATACTAGTATGGATATAGATTTAGATAGTGTAGATACGAGAGATAtggagcataattggtttgatgccaacaTTTGGCATTGCCTGGCAAACCAACAATTGGCAATATCAAAAGTTGCCAATAGTTGGCAACTTTTTGTGAGGTTGGCAAGTAAACATGGTAGCCAACCAAGCACTGGACAAAATTTGGCATTTGCCAACTGTTGGCATGTCAatttttggcatcaaaccaattatgctcatGATACACACCCTTGTGCGAGAAAAAAAATACAAAAGGATTTCTTGAGTGTAACTTTGGGCCGATCCATTTCCACATTTCATTTTGGGCTGCTGCTGCTTCGACTCCACCTACCACATCCCGTACAGCCCGCACAACGGCACGAgcagcgccgccgtcgccgccgccgccgccacccccaacCCCCCTCGCCGGCGATGAGGCCACTGGAAGACGACGACCTGCTCGGCGAGATCCTCGTCCGCCTGCCCCCGCAGCCCTCCTCCCTGCCCCGCGCCTCCGCCGTCTGCAAGCGCTGGCGCCTCCTCGTCTCCGACCCAGGATTCTCCCGCCGCTTCCGCATCCACCACCGCCGCAGCCCTCCCCTCCTCGGTTTCTTCCGCAGAAATGACGCCCTGCCCTTCGTACCCACTCTCGACGCCCCGGATTGTGTCTCCCGCGGTCGTTTCTCCTTGCAGCGCGGCGACGGCGACCAGTTCATGTCCCTCGGATGCCGCCATGGCCTGCTGCTCGTCTTCAACAAACCTAAGAACCAGATCCTGGTGTGGGACCCCGTCACCGGCGACCAGCACCGCCTTGACGTGCCACCGGGGGTTGCGGTGCATGCAGAGAAGACAACGATCAACGGGGCGGTGCTTCGTGGTCGTGCCGCCGGAGACGATGCCCAGCACTTCAAGGTGGTGTTGGCAGTGGCAGACAACGACGACGAGCAACACCATCGAGCGCTTGCGTGCGTTTACTCGTCAGAGACCGGCGCGTGGGGTGATCTCGTCTCAACACAGCTTCCACCTGATGTTCTAATGAGTGATGCTCCCACCTTGGTTTCTACTGACAAGCCTGCTGTGCTGGTTGGGGATTCCTTTTACTGGAAGCTTACTGGGAATATGGATGGAATTCTCAAGTTCGATTTGGAGAAGCAAAGCCTAGCTGTGATACGGGTGCCGGTGCATATCCTTGAAGAGGGCCAATACATGTTCTTGATTATGCGGGCAGAGGGTGGGGGCCTTGGTTTACTCATCCAGACAGACTGCAGCATCCAACTGTGGAAGATGAAGACTGATTGTGATGGTGTTGCTTCATGGGGGCTTGGAAGAACCATTGAATTGGACAAGCTACTTTCTCTGAATTCTGAGGAGACTGACATGTTGATACCAGGGCTCGAGGAGGAAAATAATGTGGTATTCGTGTGGACAGATCACATCGTCTTTACGGTCCATCTTGAGTCAATGAAGTTCAAGAAGCTTTCTGGAACCTACCCCCTTTCTCATTATCATCCATTCAGAAGTGTCTACGCTGCAGGTAAAGCATGTCTTCACATATTCGTTGTAACAAAACCAAGTTAATTTTTCATAATTGGTTCATGGCATATATGGTTCATCCGTTCCTGTTGAATTAACAAGTTTAAATAGTGTCATATCACTTGTTCCTTTCGCTGCTTGCTGACCTCTTCAACATATAGCGATTGTTTCCTGTATTTCTATTCTGATTCTTGTGTGGTGGCGTTGTATGTAATGATTATGATTTGTTAGAAAAAAAATCTGTTAGTGGTATATAATTTTGTATGTTCTCTGCAGTCAGGCGATGGCCTGCAATTGGTCTATTGTTTAGTTTCACCTCTGCAATTTTTGTTCTTCAAGTCAGAGCTAGCAAACTATCTTCATCTGTTTATAATCATCCACAACTCTTTGCTTACATGTTCACCCGGTCACCTCCTTGCATTGATGGCAGACTGCATCTTTGACGTCTTCTCCAGGCCCTGCTTCTCTTCCTTATGCCTTTAACCACCTGACTTCTCTTTTTATTTGCTAATGTTCTATCCCCTCTCTACTGGATGTGAATACTTCCTGTTGCCTTCCTGTTCAATTGAACTGCCATGCTTTCAGTTTACCTCCTCCTTAGTACTCCCCCAGTTCCTTCTGATAATGCAGGTTTTTTCTCCCTCTAGCTCCAGATAGCTCAAAACTCATTACCCTTTCCCTCTTTGTGAATATGTTAAGTGGTAACATAATCAATACGTCCTCTTTTGTGTTCTTCATGGAcgtattttttgtttgttttacatCTACTAGTTGCTACATGCCTTTGATTAGTTTTTCGTATTTATGGATCTATCGAATCCTACTCTGATTTATATGGTGTTACCTCTACGTGAGTATTTGATAACTATGCATGACCATTTGCTTCATGGTTCCTTCATATGAACGGGATTACTATATCATTTCACATTGCTGCTTATTTTGGGTCATTATTGTACCCAGTGAACTGATGATTGTCAGAATACTTGAAGAGTATGCTTTCATTAATTTTTGTATTTCTATTTATGCTTTTGCTCGATTTATTGCAGTTTTATGGATGATTGTTCTAGTGCAAGACAGTTTGCTTAAATATTATTCTCAGCATATCTCTCAGTGTCTATCTAATTTGCATATGTAATCTGCCATGATCCACTAACATGATTTGTCTGGTCCAAGCTATATGTATCAATGCTTTGCCGGCAGTCTATTTTCTGCAGTTTGGTCACTTTAGGTGTTTAAGACTTTATAAACATATGATTGAAATGGCATGACTAACAAACACTGCTTTTGTCACAAATTGTATTTTTTACTAACATATTAATATTATCAGTAAACTAGTAGTCAAAGCATTGCTTTTGTTGTTGTGAAGAAAGAATAATGCATCTATTTTGGCCCGAGGGAACTGTGTCTATTAATAAGACAATGCACAATCCCTCAGTTGAGGCTTCTACTACATTTCTGAAAAGAATGTCTATGAGCTTTAAGCCAGATGTTTCGGGTTTGTTGCTCCATGAGCCCCTTGTGTGCCCATGATAACAAGGAATATCTCAAATGATTCGATAATCTAGGATGTTCAGTATTTCCCTGTAATGGAGTTATTTGGACCACTGATTTTTTTTTTTTGGCCTTCACTGGGAACAGAATAACAAATGTAGCCAAAAACTTGAGAATATGCTAACAATAAGAGTTGAAGGGGTGGTGATAAAAATGAACCGTTCCAGTTTCAGAGCATTTGGCATGATTTCCACAATACCAATGTGTACAGAAAATTGAGATACATAACTTTAACGTTTTTTCTCTGAATGTATTGTGATACATAGCTTTAACTTTGACTGATGAAATTGGCTGCTCTGCAGGTATCTAGGATTGAATTCCGGTGGCCGAGATGCGGAAAATGGTTATGGTGCTGTAGGTTCTTCCAATTTCTATGCTGTTCACGGGGTCTGTTATGTGCTATACCCGTAACTTGGCCCTCTGTGCTGGCCTTTGCAAACTTACCTGTCTATCATCTATGTTCTGTATGAGGACACCGTGACTTGCTTGGATTAACAATTAGTGTTGGTTTACTCTTGCGGTTCATTTGCTTGGTGCCTTTTAAGCAAGCCCGCCAAGGCAAGCCCACCTGTCAGTTGTACCGTTTGCTTGTGTCTCATGTTGTGTCAGGTTGAGGTTTCAGGTTGTAGGTTGCTTATGACAATTAAATAATTGCCGTGTGTTGCATATGACAATGTAAAAGGAAAATGTATGCGTGAGGCGCTCTGTTAGGGAATGGCAACCAGATTGTGTGGGTTGGCCATCTACCTCAGTTTGTACTGAATCTGTGTGCTGCCGACTTGTCCAGCGTTTCAGTTTAATGGAGTGCATCGGTAGTGTTACTTTCTGAAGAAAAAAAGCGAACGGACAAACACTGGCAGCTCCTGAAGATCTTGTCTAGGAAGGAAGCTCCCTTTTTTTTAATTTAGCATTGAGCAAATCTCCACTAGGAAAATACTTTGCCTTCAGAACAGTACCACACAAAGAATCTGGATTATCTATTAACCTCCATGCTTGTTTTGCTAGAAGAGCCAAATTAAAATAGTGAATGTCTCTAAATCCCATACCTCCTTTGCACTTCGGCGCACATAATTTCCATCAATGCATTCTCTTTTGGTTGTCACTCTCCCCCAACAATTGTGCAACATCGAGTCAGATATTCCTTTACAAACTTGTTTAGGAATTTTAAAGATTGACATTGCATATGATGGAATATAACCTGCAGCTTACTTGAGAAGGATTTCTTTGTCGCCCAATGATGATTGCCTCTCTTTCCAACCATTCACCCTCTGCATGATACGATCAATCCAGTACCGAAAACAGTTTGTTTTATCCATCCCCACTTTAGACGACAATCCCAAATACTTATCATTGAGCGCTTCTGTCGTTGATCTCACTATCCTATTTATCTTAACATGcacacatgccacctcatcaaaggcccaccggaccattggtcccggttcgtggcttgaaccgggacaaatggttccacacgaaccgggaccaatgcccacgaggccctggccgcccccctgggctcacgaaccgggtctaatggGCTGGGCGGGTCCGAacggtagccctgttttctactagtgaccacaACCTGCAGGAGAAAAAAAATTCATTATTAGTTGATCTCACGCAAACCTTTCACCTCACCACACATCCCACCTCATCAAAGGTCCACTCAACATGCATGAATTTTTTTTACATTATTTTATGCCAATTATAtttaaaatattttctgaatacacaaTAATCAAATACAATATATAATATTTATTTTTAGGAATTTGCAACTATTTGTATCTATTTAGTGATCAGTCCTCCGCTAGTTTCTTTGATTCCACTCGGTGTTCCTTTTCCATTTGCTTCCAATAGTTTGACCTATCCGGAAAAATTGTCGGCCTACGAATGTGGTTCCGATCCCTCCGGTGATGCCAGAAGTCATTTTGATATACTATTTTAATCGGTTCAATGGATTTTCTTGAGGCACTCCCCAAGTTTGATGGTTGTAGCTCAATGCCTGTGTTCGTGGACAGTTTAACTGGCTCATTTCATTCCTCCATCTTACCCTTTTAGATGTATACCCTATCTTGTACCAGTAGTAAGTTTATTAATTCAACGATGGAAGCTTCATATAGTAAAATCCCTTGATTATATTGCAATCGATCTCTAGTTGACATCAGTATTGGGGCAGAAGAAAACACTAGATTTATCCAAACTCACCAATCGTCCAGATGCAGCACAATAGAAGTCCAAGATTCTCTTTAAAGTTTGGGCATTCTCCATATGTGCTTTCATAAGGATCAAGAGTCATCTGCAAACAGGAGATTAGAGATTGATGGGGCCTCTCTGCATACCTTTACGCCCTCTAGATTCCCAGCCTCTTCTTCATGTGCAAGTAATGCAATTAAACGCTCCATACATAACAGGAACAAATATGGTGATAGAGGATCTCCCGGACGTAAACCTCTTGTGGGTTTGAAAGTATCAGTTTCAATAGACTTAAAGCGAACAAAATACTCGCCCGTAGTCATACATTGCATCACCAGGTTGACCCAATCCTCATGAAAACCCAACTTCAGCAAGATCTCTTCCAGGAAGACCCATTCAACACGGTTATATGCCTTATGCATGTCTAGTTTCACCGCACACAAACCAACCATGCCATCCTTTTATTTAAGtgtgtggtgaaggaaatatgccctagaggcaataataaagttattatttatttcctcatatcatgataaatgtttattattcatgctagaattgtattaaccggaaacatgatacatgtgtgaatacatagacaaacttaatgtcactagtatgcctctacttgactagctcattaataaaagatggttatgtttcctaaccatagacatgtgttgtcatttgattaaagagatcacatcattaggagaatgatgtgattgacttgacccattccgttagcctagcacttggtcgattagtatgttgctattgctttcttcatgacttatacaaagttcctacaactatgag is drawn from Triticum dicoccoides isolate Atlit2015 ecotype Zavitan chromosome 6B, WEW_v2.0, whole genome shotgun sequence and contains these coding sequences:
- the LOC119320816 gene encoding F-box protein At5g03970-like; this translates as MPAPIGKERTTKKPAQRHEQRRRRRRRRHPQPPSPAMRPLEDDDLLGEILVRLPPQPSSLPRASAVCKRWRLLVSDPGFSRRFRIHHRRSPPLLGFFRRNDALPFVPTLDAPDCVSRGRFSLQRGDGDQFMSLGCRHGLLLVFNKPKNQILVWDPVTGDQHRLDVPPGVAVHAEKTTINGAVLRGRAAGDDAQHFKVVLAVADNDDEQHHRALACVYSSETGAWGDLVSTQLPPDVLMSDAPTLVSTDKPAVLVGDSFYWKLTGNMDGILKFDLEKQSLAVIRVPVHILEEGQYMFLIMRAEGGGLGLLIQTDCSIQLWKMKTDCDGVASWGLGRTIELDKLLSLNSEETDMLIPGLEEENNVVFVWTDHIVFTVHLESMKFKKLSGTYPLSHYHPFRSVYAAGI